TCCGATTTCGACGGCCCCCCGGCGGCGCTCGCCCGCCCGTACGTTCCTCCCCCTGGCGGTAGCCGCCTGGCTGATCCTGGAGATCTGGCTGCTCAGCCTGGTCGCCGGAGCCGCCGGCGGGCTGGCCGTCGCCGCGCTGCTCGCGGGCGGGATGGTCCTCGGTGCGGTGGTGATCAAGCGCGCCGGGCGGCGTGCCTTCAAGAACCTGACCGACACCTTCCAGCAGGCCCAGCAGGGGCAGCAGCCCGCCCCGCAGCAGCCGGGCCGGGGCAACGGCCTCACCATGGCGGCCGGGCTGCTCC
This genomic window from Streptomyces sp. NBC_01351 contains:
- the fxsA gene encoding FxsA family membrane protein — its product is MTTGVPISTAPRRRSPARTFLPLAVAAWLILEIWLLSLVAGAAGGLAVAALLAGGMVLGAVVIKRAGRRAFKNLTDTFQQAQQGQQPAPQQPGRGNGLTMAAGLLLMMPGLISDAVGLFLLLPPVRSWIGRRAARSLEKKMASAPAGSFGDAFQQARIHYPDGKVVQGEVIREDRPGARDQGPDTGGYRPPIAP